In Salinibaculum sp. SYNS191, the genomic window TGGTTCAACGACGACCTCGTCGCCGAACTCGGCGTCGACGAGTCCGTCTTCGCCAACCGGCGCGAACAGGCCGAGGCGTCGGCCGCCGAGAAGGCCGCACACTTCCGGACCGACCGGGAGACGCCCGACGTGAGCGGCAAGCGCGTACTCGTCGTCGACGACGGGGTAGCGACGGGCGCGACGGCGTGTGCCGCGCTGCGGGCGACCCGGGAACGCGGCGCGAGCGAGGTGATTCTCGCCGTCCCGGTGGGCGCGCCGTCGTCGCTGGAGATGGTCGGGCGGGAAGCCGACGACGTGGTCGCGGTGGCGACGCCGGAGCCGTTCGGGGCCGTCGGGCGGTTCTACGACCGATTCGACCAGGTCACCGACGAGGAGGTCCGCGAGGCGCTCACCGCCGCTGCCTGAACAGGTCCCACCCTACCCCTGGCCGAATATCTCGGTGCCGGGGTAGAAGTCCGCCCAGGCGAACCAGAACATCGGCGAGCGGTCGTTGGCCCGGGTCAGCGTCGTTCCCTCGTGGGGGCCGTCCTGGGCCCGGCCGCTGACGATGCGCCACCGGGACCCGCCGGCCGTCAGGACGTCGCCGTCGCGAGCAAACGTGAGGGTGGTGCCGTCGACGGTGCGCTCGTAGGCGACCAGCGAACCGTCGGCGGTGGCCGCGACGACCACGGGGAGGTCCCCGACGGTGTCGTTGACGACGCCGCCGCGGTCCTGGACCGTCTCCAGGGGGTACGCGCGGGCGGCCTCGTCGGTCGCGACGCCGATGACCGACGCCTTCGGGTGGAGGCGGCCGTCAGCGGTGTCGCCGCCGATGCCGATGCGACGGCTGCTGTCGTAGCCGACGTAGGGGTCGCGGTCGTAGTCGCGCGAGACCTCGCCCTTGACCGTCGCCGACTTCGGCGGCGGGAGCAGCACCTCCGTCTCGGGATGTTCACCGCGCCACTCCCCCCAGGTCGTGATGGTCGAGGGGCGAAGCGCCAGCGCCGTGCCGGTTTTGGGCCCCTTGACGGCCTTGCCGAGCACCTGGCTCCACAGCGACTCCGTGAGCGCGTCGTACATCACCAGGTCGGACATCCAGAGGAGCCCGGAGACGCCGAAGACGGTCTCCTGGCCGTCGACGCGGCGCTCGGCGGTCACGCCGGAGCCACACAGCGGGCAGAACGTGACCAGCAGCGGGCCGCCGAAGTTGTCGTTGACGACCTCGTGCCAGTTCAGGACGGCCAGGGGGTACGCACGGGCGGCGTCGCCGGCGGTGACACCGATGACGCGCTCGTCGTCGGCCAAGTCGGCGCTCTCCTCGCTCCAGTCGGGCCCGAAGACGGGGTCGGTGATGGCCGGGATGGCGTCCTTCGCTGCGCCCCGGCGGAGGTCGCTGTCCGACAGGGGCAGGTCGGGGTCGGCCAGGCTGCCCACGCGGGTCGAGTCCCCCTCGACCGTGACCGTGGGTGCGGGGTCGGTTCCGGTCGGGCCGGCGGGAGTGGTCCCGGGCGAGCCCCCGTCGGAGAGACACCCGGCGGCCCCGACGGTGAAGCCGGTGCCGACGATGCCCAGGAAGCGGCGGCGGTTCATGACAACGGATACGGGCGAAACCGGCTAAAGCGTACGTCGATGGGGCGCGGGTCGCTCACAACCGCGTCGCGGGCGGCACGCGGCCGACGCCTCCCACTCACTCCACCTTCACTCCGGGGCGGCAGTTTATAATCGAAAGCGTCCTACCCCCGCCCGTGTCAGAGACAGCGGGCTACCTGCGGTTTTTCCCCTACGAGGAGCCCTACGACCACCAGCGCGAGGCGATGGGGCGCATCCACGACGCGCTGGCCGACGGGTCGGACATCCTCTTCGAGGGCGCGACGGGGACCGGCAAGACGCTGGCCTCGCTCGCGCCCGCACTCGAGTACGCCCGCGAGACGTCGAAGACGGTGGTCATCACGACGAACGTCCACCAGCAGATGCGGCAGTTCCGCCGCGACGCCTCGGCGATTACGGACGAGGAACCGATTCGCGCCGTCGTCTTCCGCGGGAAGGCCTCGATGTGTCACATCGACGTCGGGTACGAGGAGTGCCAGGCGCTGCGCGACACCACCCGCGACCTGGTCGAGACCGAGGAGGAACTGGCCGACCTCGAACGCCAGCAGCGAAACCTCCTGAGCGATAGCCAGGGCGGCGACAGCGGGGCCGCCGAGGCCCGGTCGGCGGTCATGGACGAACTCGACGCCGTCGAGGACGACCTGGCGGAGTTCGAGGACAGGGCCACCTGCGACCACTACTACCGGAACCTCACTGCCGACACCGACGACTTCTTCGCGTGGCTGTACGACGACGTGCGCACGCCGGACGAAATCTACGAGCGCGCCCACGGCGAGGGCTTTTGCGGCTACGAGCTCCTGAAGGAGGGCATCGAGAACGTCGACCTCGTGGTCTGTAACTACCACCACCTGCTGGACCCGATGATACGCCAGCAGTTCTTCCGGTGGCTCGGCCGGGACCCCGAGGACGTCATCGCCATCTTCGACGAGGCCCACAACGTCGAGGACGCGGCCCGCGACCACGCCCGGCGGACGGTCACCGAGAACACGCTGGAGAGCGCGCTGGACGAACTCACCGAATCCGACGACGCCCGCTCGGAGCCAGCATACAACGTCCTCGGGACGTTCCTCGAAGCCCTGCGGGAAGCCTACGACGAGGCCTTCTCCTTCGGCGAGCGCGAACAGGTCGGCGAGAACTGGTACGACCTCGCCATCGCCAACGACGACCGCCGGGACGACCTCACACTCACGTTTCTCCAGAACTACACCGGTCCCGGCTTCTCCGAGGAACTCGACCACGCCGTCGAACTCGGCCGGGAACTCGACCAGGAGTACGAGGAGGCCTACAAGAACGGTGACGCGACCGTCCGCCAGGAGTGCCAGACGCTACAGGCCGCCGCCTTCGTCCGGTCGTGGCTGGAGGAGGGCGACGAGATGGGGACGTATCCGGTCGTCAGCACTCGTCGGGACGAGGACACCGACGATGTGTACGGCCGCGCGGAACTGTACACCTGCATCCCCGAGCAGGTGACGCGAGGGCTGTTCGACGAACTCCACGCGAGCGTCCTGATGAGCGCGACGCTGCGGCCCTTCGAGGTGACCGAGGACGTCCTCGGCCTGGACGACCCGGAGACGATGGCCTACGGCGCGCAGTTCCCCGAGGAGCGCCGCCGGACCTACGCCGTCGACGGGCCGGAACTGTTCGCCAGCAAGCGCGACGACCGGCACGTCCAGGAGACCATCACCGAGGTCATCGAGGACGCCGCCCACTTCACGCCCGGCAACACGCTCGTGTTCTTCCCCTCCTACTCCGAGGCCCAGCGCTACCACGAGCGCGTGATGGTGGGTAACCGCTACCTGGACGAACCCGGCACCCCGGCCAACGACCTCCGCGAGGAGTTCGCCGCCGACGGCGACGGCATCCTGTTCACGTCGCTGTGGGGCACGCTCGGCGAGGGGGTGAGCTTCGACGGCGACGACGCCCGTACCGTCGTCGTGGTCGGCGTCCCCTACCCGCACCTGGACGACCGGATGGAGGCCGTCCAGGAGGCCTACGACGCGGCCTTCGACGTGGGCGAGAAGGAAGGCTCCGGACCCACGGTGCAGGGCGAGGACGCCGGCTGGCACTACGCCGTCGAGATTCCGACCATCCGCAAGACCCGGCAGGCGATGGGGCGGGTCGTGCGCTCGCCGGAGGACTTCGGCGCGCGCATCCTCGTCGACGGCCGGTACACCGAGCGCGCCGAGATAGAGATGGGACAGTACGCCGTCCGCGGCGCGTTCCCCGCCGAGGAACGGGCAGAGATGATAGACGTCCAGCCCGAGAAACTGAAGTTCGGGCTGTTGAACTTCTATCAAGATGTGGATGCATACGACGGTGACCCGCCGACGCCGTAGCGATACATGAACGTCGAAAACCTTCGGGAGACGGCACGGTCGTACTTCGACGACGAACTCAGCCCCGCCCACGACTGGCACCACGTCGAGCGCGTCGAGGCGCTGGCCGAGCGCCTGCTGACAGAGTACGACGCCGCCGACGAGCGAACGGTCCGGCTGGCGGTCTTGCTCCACGACATCGGGCGGGCGCGGGAGGACCGCGGCGAGATAGCCGACCACGCGAGGTGGGGCGCGCGGGAAGCGCGCTCGCTGCTGGCCGAACGCGGCGTCGACGGCGAGCGAATCGACGCGGTCTGTCACGCCATCCGGGTCCACCGCTACTCCAGCGACCGCGAGCCGGAGACGCTGGAGGCGGAGATTCTCTGCGACGCCGACAACCTGGACGCCCTCGGCGCGGTCGGCATCGCGCGGTGTTTCACCTACGGCGGGGAGCGCGGCGAGACGATTCACGACCCCGACCTGCCGCCGGAGGCCGACGACACGGCCGCCGGGGCGACGCAGTACAACCACTTCCACAAGAAGATTCTCGCCCTGCCCGAGCGGATGTACACCGACGCCGGCCGCGCACTCGCCGCCGACCGGCGGGCGGTCGTCGCGGACTTTCTGGAGCGATTCGAGCGGGAGGTCGACGGCGAGGTCTAGAGGTCCGGCTGGAGCGTCTCGCCGCAGTCGGGACACTCCAGAATCATGCCCTCCTCGCCCATCGCGATGGCCATCGCGGGGCTGTCGCAGGCGGGACAGGGCTGTGCGACCCGGCCCTCAGTGGTCTCTTTCGGCGCGCCGAGTGCCAGCGCGACGACCCGGTCGTCGCCCTCGTTGCGCCCCTGCTGGTACTCGCCGGGCGGGAAGCGGACGGCCTCGCCCGCCTCGACCGTGACCGTCTCGCTGTCGGCAGTCGGGTCGGGCGCGTGGTCGAACGTCGCCTCGCCCTCGACGACGTAGAATATCTCCTCCTGGTCGAGGTGGGCGTGGAGGCCACCGCTGAAGGCCTCGCCGGGTTCCAGGGCGTAGCGGTTGATGGCGACGTCGGTGGCATCGAGCGGGGCCGCCAGGCCGCGGCGGTCGATGTCGTCGCCCAGTGCCTGTGGCTCAACGTCGTCGACGGAGACTTTCTCCATGTGGCATCGCTCGAACGGGCGACGGATAATTCCGGGGGCTAGCCCCGGCGTTCGTACACCTGTGCGAGCGCGACGCCGAGGAGGACAGCGACGAGCGCGCGCACCGGCGGGGAGCCGACCTCCGCCACCGTCAGGACCGAGAGAACGAGAAGCGCACCCAGGCCGGCGAGGGCGGCACCGACGAGCGTCGAGCGGGCGTCGCGTCCCGAGTCGTCTACCATGCCCGAACGTCCGCGGGGCGAAGGGATAAAACTGACTCGACGGGAAACCGCACCGTTTGAATCCCCCCGCGGAGAACTGGCGGGCATGACAGTCGTCGCCTTCGACTTCGACGGGACGCTTTCGGACTCCGAGATGACGGTCCTCCTCGGCGACCAGTGTGGCGTGGCCGACCAGATGGACGACATCACCGAGCGCGCGATGAACGACGAAATCGAGTACGCGGAGAGCCTCCGCCAGCGCTGTGCGCTGCTGGAGGGGCTGGCCGACGAGAAGGCCCAGGCCGCCTTCGAGGAGGTCCGCCTGCGACCCGGCGCGGCCGACGTCATCCGGGCACTGCGGGAGGCCGGCGTCTACGTCGCCATCCTCACCGGGGGCTTCGAGCGCGGCGTCGCCGCTGCACTCGAACGGGAGGGCGTCGAGGTGGACGCCATCGTCGCCAACCGCCTGCCAGTCGCCGGGGGCGAACTCACCGGCGACGTCGAGGGGCCGCTCATCGAGGGGACCAAGGACGACGCGCTGGAGGTGCTGACGGCCGTCGTCGGCGAGGACCGCGAGGACACCATCGCCGTCGGCGACGGGGCCAACGACCTGCCGATGCTCGAAGTCGCGGGGCTTGCGGTCGGGTTCAACCCGAAACCCAACGTCGCGCCGGCCTGCGAGAGCATCGTCGAGTCGATGGCGGAACTGCAGGACCTGCTCGCCGCCGAGGGCGTGCTGTAGTCACCGGTCGACCTCGACCACGTCCAGGTTCTCGTCGACGGTCAGCGCGAGCGAATCGTCGTCGACGTGGAACGTGAAGCGGGCGCGAAGCGGGTCCCGCTGGAGTATCTCCTCGTCGTAGTCGCCGTGGACGCCGTTGAGCACCCGTATCGACTCGGGGGCGACGGGGTTGAGCCCGTGCTCGGTCACGAAGGTGAGGAGGTCGGTGTTCGCGACCAGCGCGATGACGGCACCGCCGCCGCTGACGAAGATGCAGTTCGTACAGGTCACGTTCGCAGCGACGGCGTAGACGCTCTCGCAGGTCTCACAGAGGCCGTCGCTGGCGTCGTGGTCCTCGCAGACCCGGACCGAGGTCTCGACCGTCGCCGAGCAGCGGGGACAGATGCCGCTGGCCATCGCGAATATCTCCAGGTTCCCCCAGGTCCAGGCGGCCCGCAGCACCTCCTCGGGCGTGCGGTTCCTGACGCCCGCGGGCGGCAGCGGGAGGCGGCCGAGGTAGCCCTCGCCGGCCGGGACGCCGCGGCCCTCGTCGTAGGCGCGGCCGTACGTTCCGGCGCACTCGGTGCAGTACATCCGGACGCTGCCGTGTTGCCAGGTGACCTCTATCGGCGCGCCGCAGTACTCGCAGTGCTCGTCGACGGGCGTCCGCTCCAGCGAGGGCGTCTCGGTGACGGCACCGGACAGCACCGCCTCGACGACCCGGCGGCCGGTGCGGCGGAGCGTGTAGCCGTCGTCGTCCTTCCGGACGAAGTGGCCGACGAGTTTCTCCAGGTGGTAGTTGAACTGTCCGGAGTCGCGCACGTCGCTGCGGTCGTGGAGGGCGGAGAACGACAGCGGTCCGTCGGCCTCGCCGAGCGCCCGGAGGATACCGATGCGGGTCTCGTTCCCCAGGAGGGCGAAGGCGTCGTCCGGCGAGAGCGTCGTCTCCCGGTTTCCGTCTGCCATACGCCGTCTACGAACGGCCCCCACGTAAATGGCTGCAGGCGTCAGATTCCATACAGAAGAGGATTTCAGAAACTCGGCTTACAGAAATGTTATTCAGATTATGTTTATGTTGGTACGGGGCTTCCGTAGAAACATGACCAGCGACTACCCACCGACCCTCTCGGCGCGGCGCAGCAACCGGACCGACGTGCACCCGACAGTCGGGACCGCCATCGGCGCGGCGCTGGTGAGTCTCGCCCTCCTCCTCGCGCTGAGTTACCCCGTCCTGACGCTGGCTCTCGTCACTGGCGCACTCAGCCCCCGCCTCCTCCGGCGGGCCCGGACCATCGTGACCGACCTCCGGGCACCCACGAGCCCCCCGGTGCGCCGGACGGAACATCGCGCTCGCCCCTGAGGCGGCCAGGCCTGCACGACGACACAGCGCCTTTTCACTCACTCGTCGCGACCGAAACCGAACAGTACAGGTAGCCGGCGCTGTCCGAGGGGGACATGGACCTGGACGCGTTCCGGACCGTCGTGAAGGGACTCATCACCCACGACGGACGGGTACTCATCGGACAGAAGGAGGACGACGAGAGCCACCCCATCGGCGGCGAGTGGCACCTGCTCGGCGGGCACGTTGCCTTCGACGAGCACGTGGAGGTGGCGATGCGCCGGGAAGTCAGGGAGGAGACGGGGCTTGAGGTCACCGTCGAGACGCTCGTCGACGCGATGACCTTTCCGTGGGGCGGGGAGGGCGTCCGGGACAGCCTGCAGTTGGTGTACCACTGTGAAGCGAGTACCGACGACGCGAAAGCGCGGGACGACCTGCAGGCCGTCCAGTGGGTCGCGCCCGACGAACTCGCGGCGACGCTGTTCGAAGAGGAAGCAAAGCGGGTCCGGAACCGGCCACGCCAGGCGTCGTTCGTCGCCGCGTTGGGCGACTAGGGGGTCGCCGGCGTTCAGACGAACTTCCGGATAGTCAAATCCAGCGTGTCCAGGTCGACGATGGGCGCGAAGCCGGCGTCGGGGTCGATGTTGACGCTCTTCTGGAAGTCGGTCTGGGCCTGCCAGCACCCGGAGTTGATCGTGAGGACGTTGTGGTACTTGCCGTAGCCGAGTTTGTGGACGTGGCCGGAGTGGAAGATGTCAGGCACCTCGTCCATGACGAGGTAGTCCCGGTCTTCGGGTGCCAGCCGGGTGTGACCGCCGTACTGCGGGGCGACGTGGCGCTTCTTCAGGAGCTGGTACATCGCCCTGTGGGGTTCGTCGTAGCTGGCCTTCTCGTCCGGGAGTTCCGCGATGACCTCGTCCAGCGAGACGCCGTGGTACATCAGCACGGAGACGCCCTCGATGGTCACGGTGGACGGGTTCGAGACGATGCGGGGGTCGTGGGCCGACATGATGTCCCGGAGTTCCTCGTCGAAGGCGGGCTGGGGCTCTGCGAGGCGGACGGCGTCGTGGTTGCCCGGAATCATCACGATGTCCATGTCGCCGGGGACCTCCTTGAGGTGCTCCGAGAAGGCCTCGTACTGGTCGTAGATGTCGATGATGGACAGTTCCTCGTCCTGGTCCGGGTAGACGCCGACGCCCTCGACCATGTCGCCGGCGAGCAGCAGGTACTCGACTGTCTCGGCCTCCTCGGTGTGGAGCCAGTCGGTGAAGCGGTGCCAGGCGTCTTCCATGAACTCCTGGCTACCGACGTGGACGTCCGAGATGAGCGCCGCCTGGACGTGGCGGTCGGCGGTCGACGGGCTGTAGGTCCGGGGAACGTCGGGGAAGTGGATGGCGTCGGCAAAGAGGATGCCGCCGTCGTCGGCCAGCGTCCCCTCGATGGCGATGACCTCGTCGTAGAGCAGTTCCTGGACCTGCGAGGCGAAGGCGCGGTCCTTCATCACGAGACAGGGGAAGGTCCCGTTGGTGTCTTCGAGTTCGACCAGCCAGTGCCCGCTGGCGGTCGAGCGGATGTCCGAGACCATCCCGACGATGGCGGCGTCGCTGTTGGGGGCCATGTTCTCGATGGTGTCCGTCGGGCGGTGGTTGACGCGCCCGCGGAGCTGTCGGGCCAGGCGCTCGTAGCGGTCCCGGAACACGGCGACGAAGTCGCGGTACTCGCCGGTCCCCGTGCTCTCGCCGGTCATGTCGCCGTCGATGCGCAGGTCCCGGAGCGCCTCGTCGACGGACCGCCCGCCAGACCCCTTCGTTTCGACTGGAACGCCACCCCCATCGTTCCCTGATTCCCCCGCCGTCGTTCCAGTTGAAACAGAGGGGTCTGGCTGTGAGGGCTGAGCGGTTGTCGTCGAGCGTTCGGCGGCGAGGTCGGATTCCGCAGAATCACCAGACGACGAGGTGTCGTCGACGACGGCACGGACGTGGTCGGTGGTGAGCGTGAGCGCGTCGTCGGGGGCCGCTTCGACTGCGCGCTCCATCGCCGTCTCGGGGTCGGGAGCGTTCGAAAGCAGCGTGACCGCCTCGCGCTCGGCGTTGTACCCCCGGCTCGCGAGTTCGCTCACGACGGTGGCGGGGGTCTCCAGTGGCACACCACTACTCCGGGGGAGGGCGGCAAAAAGGATACTGGTCCGGGGTATCCAGAACATTCAAACGCCGTGTCGGACAAGAACGGACGAATGAGTTCCCCCGGTGACGACGACCGGCGCGAGCGGTCGGACGCCGCCCCGTCCGAGGACGCGACTCCGCCCCGCGACGACGCCCGCACCCCTGCCGACGGCCCCGAGCGGTCTGTCGGCGACGCTGCCGTCGACAGAGAGTCGACGAGCGGCCCGGAGCGCCCGCCCTCCCCGGAGGAGTGGCGAACCGAGGAGACCGGCGGGGACGCGCCACCCCGCCAGCGGGGCAGACGCGAGGAGCGAAGCGAGGCGAGGCTGTTCGTCTACGACCTCGTGAGCAGCGTGCTGGCGGTGCTGGTGGTCGGCGCGTACCTCTTCGCGGTCAGCGGCGTCTGGCCCCCGCTGGTCGCCGTCGAGAGCCGCAGCATGGTGCCGAACATGCAGGTCAACGACCTCGTATTCGTGATGGAGGAACACCGCTTCCCGGGCGAGGCGGCACAGCCCGGAACCGGGGTCGTCACGGCCCACGCGGCGTCCGACGGCTCCTACGTGAAGTTCGGACAACCGGGTGACGTCATCGTCTTCGAACCCGACGGGAACGAGCGGACCACGCCGATAATCCACAGAGCGATGTACTGGGTCGACGCGGGGGAGAACTGGTGTGCGATGGGCGACGACAGCCACCTCCGCGGACTCGACCCCGGCGACGAGCAGTGCACCGCCGACCACGGCGGCTTCATCACGAAAGGCGACAACAACGCCGTCTACGACCAGGCGACGTCGCGGAGCGGGCCCGTCAGGCCCGAGTGGGTCATCGGCACTGCGGAGTTCCGCGTGCCCGGCCTCGGCTGGGTCCGCCTGAGTACGCAGTGAGCGCTGGGGAGCGAGTCAGCCGACCGTTCGCCGCTGGTGACGTCCCGAATCGAACGGGACAGAATAGATATCCAGACCAGAGTGCGCCGCGCCCCCCTCTCCGGGTGGTGCTATCGCAAGTCCGCGGGGAGACGATTGCTGTGAGCCACGAGCAATTCGAGGACCGGCGTGACCGTCTCGAATCGCGGACCGGCCGCTATCGTGTCGGTCCGACGGTCCCACTCGATGTACCCGGCCGCGGCCAGCCGCGGGAAGTGAGTGTGATAGAGCGAGGACCTGCCCCGGTCCGAGCGAGCGAACTCGGAGATGTGAACCTCGGCCCCGGGGTCCGCCCGGAGGAGTTCGACGAGGACGTCTCTCCGCACGGGGTGGCTGAGCTGGTCGAACAGTTCGTCCGTCGCATCCATTCCCTGGCCCGCGAGGCGGGGTGCGCCCGCGGTTTCGTTACTCGATGCCATGGAGAGAGACAGCCCAGTGGCGGGAATAAGGGTTGGCGCTAGAAGTCTAGCTCCTCGAAGACCCAGGTGACGAGCTTCGACTCCGCGAGCCGGAGGTGGCGGAGCCACGTCGACGCGGCGATGCCCATCGACGACGCGACGTCCTCGGCCGTACTGTTCCGTGGCCACTCGTAGTACCCGCCCAGGTAGGCGGCGCGCAGCACCTCGAGTTGGCGCTCGGTCACGCTGTCCCCGAGGGAATCACGGTACTGTTTCGTCGTCACGACGGGGCGGTCGAGGGTGCGTTTCGCGGTGACCGTCGCCGCCGGATACGCCGCGGTGAACCGATTGATGAGGTCCTGCATGCTCGCGTCCGCCCCGACCTCGGCGACGACCGTCGTCGCTCCCCCCTCGCTGTGCATCGAGCGCCCGCTCGCACCGAGTTCGACCAGTTTCTGCAGGGGCGAGCGGTCCATGACGAGTTCGAGAACGCACGCCGTGTCGGACTCGAAGACGACGCGGGAGTCGCTCACCTGTGGCGACGCCGCGATTCTCTGCTTGGCCTCCTCCGAGTCGGGTCCCGCCACCTCGATGTACTGGAGGAATCCCCGGTCGGCCGTCGGAACCATGCCCTCGAACGCGCACCGACAGTCGAGCGCCGCCGAGAGGTCGTTGAAGAGGAAGTCCTCGTCGTCGAGACGGATTTCGAGTTCGATGACCACCTCGGCCGCGAGCGTCTGCAGGTACCGTTCGCTGCGCTCTCGCTCCTCGGCCAGTTGCTCTTTCGCCTCCCGGCGCTCGGTCACGTCACGGATGACCGACAGGTGACGCCCCGGCAGGATGTTCGGCGTCGCCGCAAACTCGACAGTCCGGTGCTCGCCGTCCGGTCGAACCAGGGGGAACAGCCCCCTGTCGAGGTTGGACTCCTGGAAGTCGCGCCACGCCTCCTCGAAGTCGTAGCCGTCGGCGGCGAACTCCGCGATGGTCCGTCCGAGGAGCTCCTCCTCGGGGAC contains:
- a CDS encoding bacterio-opsin activator domain-containing protein — encoded protein: MDTRDSALAETVDEVLPVFESGGAEPYSSREVADELGCARTTAYKKLQRLAEAGVLETKKVGAKARVWWLPPEEPTPRSGTGAEDERTGSRADADASEQQFRAAFEAAFDAMMIADDEGRYVEVNPAASDLFGVPEEELLGRTIAEFAADGYDFEEAWRDFQESNLDRGLFPLVRPDGEHRTVEFAATPNILPGRHLSVIRDVTERREAKEQLAEERERSERYLQTLAAEVVIELEIRLDDEDFLFNDLSAALDCRCAFEGMVPTADRGFLQYIEVAGPDSEEAKQRIAASPQVSDSRVVFESDTACVLELVMDRSPLQKLVELGASGRSMHSEGGATTVVAEVGADASMQDLINRFTAAYPAATVTAKRTLDRPVVTTKQYRDSLGDSVTERQLEVLRAAYLGGYYEWPRNSTAEDVASSMGIAASTWLRHLRLAESKLVTWVFEELDF